From a single Lolium rigidum isolate FL_2022 chromosome 7, APGP_CSIRO_Lrig_0.1, whole genome shotgun sequence genomic region:
- the LOC124676010 gene encoding uncharacterized protein LOC124676010, producing the protein MERPAPVRKSHTNTADLLAWPEGAQHELADAATPPSNRRPHQPSEAIHKVVFGGQVTEEEAESLNKRKQCSAPKWKEMTGSGIFAAGGEVEEDESASVTPVRPASKNYQAISTISHISFAQDESVSPKKPTSIAEVAKQRELSGTLLSEDDSKLKKQLSNAKTKELSGHDIFAPPEDPRPRNSENGSTSQTPGKNAQVSSFKFGEDDTDSVVKTAKKIPTKKFNDLTGNDIFKGDPAEAAPGTAEKQLSDAKLREMSGSNIFADGKAPSRDFLGGIRKPPGGESSIALV; encoded by the exons ATGGAGAGgccggcgccggtgaggaagtCCCACACCAACACGGCGGACCTGCTCGCGTGGCCCGAGGGGGCGCAGcacgagctcgccgacgccgccacgcCGCCCTCCAACCGCAGGCCGCACCAG CCGTCGGAGGCGATCCACAAGGTGGTGTTCGGCGGCCAGGTCACGGAGGAGGAGGCAGAGAGCCTCAACAAGAG GAAACAATGCTCAGCTCCCAAGTGGAAGGAGATGACAGGAAGTGGCATATTTGCAGCTGGAGGAGAGGTTGAGGAGGATGAATCCGCTTCTGTGACGCCCGTCCGACCAGCTTCCAAGAATTATCAG GCAATCAGCACCATAAGTCACATCTCCTTTGCCCAGGATGAAAGCGTTTCTCCGAAAAAGCCAACCTCCATAGCGGAGGTGGCAAAGCAGCGAGAGCTAAGTGGCACGCTCCTGAGCGAGGACGACAGCAAGCTCAAGAAGCAGCTATCCAATGCAAAAACGAAGGAGCTCAGCGGCCACGACATCTTCGCTCCGCCAGAGGATCCCAGGCCACGCAACTCGGAGAACGGCTCGACCTCACAGACTCCGGGGAAAAACGCGCAG GTGAGCAGCTTCAAGTTTGGAGAGGACGACACCGATAGCGTGGTGAAGACGGCCAAGAAGATCCCCACGAAGAAGTTCAACGACCTGACAGGCAACGACATCTTCAAGGGCGACCCTGCGGAGGCGGCTCCCGGGACGGCGGAGAAGCAGCTGAGTGACGCCAAGCTCAGGGAGATGAGCGGCAGCAACATCTTCGCGGACGGGAAGGCGCCGTCGCGGGACTTCCTCGGCGGCATCCGCAAGCCCCCCGGCGGCGAGAGCAGCATCGCGCTGGTCTAA